The Streptomyces sp. V4I8 genome includes the window GGGGCCCACCCGGGCGGTGGCGTACACGGCGCACCCGGAGCCAACGCCGCCCGGGCCGCCCTGCATCGCCACCGGCCCCCCGGCCTCGCCCGCGCCCAACGGATCCTGACCCGGCGAGACCGGACCGGAAGCAGATCCTGACCCCCAGGACCGCCGTACATCCGTCCCTCCCGTACGACCGCAGAGAGGGGGCACCCCGTGCGCAGCAGTCCGCTCGCCGGCCGTACGGTCGTCGTCACCGGCGCCGCCCGCGGCGTCGGCGCGGCCCTGGCCCACGAGATCGCCCGGCGCGGCGCGCGGGTGGCCCTGCTCGGCCACGAGAAGGACTCGCTGGAAGCGGTGGCCGCGTCCCTGCCGGGCCCGGCCCTGGCCATCGAGGTCGACGTCACCGACCTCGCCGCCCTGGCCACCGCGGCCCACGCCGTGCGGGCCGGGCTCGGCTGCCCCTCGGCCGTGGTGGCGAATGCCGGCATCGCCGAGGGCGGCCCGTTCCTCGCCTCGCATCCGGCCGCCTGGCGCCGCGTCATCGACGTCAACCTGACCGGCAGCGCCCACACGGCCCGGGCGTTCCTGCCGGACCTGTTCGACACGGCGGGCTACTTCCTCCAGATCGCCTCGCTGGCGTCGATCGGCGCCGTCCCGCTGATGAGCGCCTACTGCGCCTCCAAGGCGGGAGCGGAGGCCTTCGCCCACTCCCTGCGGGCGGAGGTGGCCCACCGCGGAGTCGGCGTGGGCATCGCCTACCTCAACTGGACGGACACCGACATGGTCCGCGACGCCGACCGCTACACCGTCCTGCGCGAACTGCGCACCCACATGCCCCCACCGGCCCGCCGGGTGCACGCCGTGGACATGGTCGCCGTCCGCCTGGCGAAGGGCCTGGAGTGCCGTCGTACGGCCGTGTACGCGCCGCCCTGGCTACGGCTGACCCAGCCGGTGCGCGCGGCCCTGCCCTCCGTCGTACTGCGCGTGTCGCGCCGCGCGCTGCCCCGCATCGAGGACGCGGAGCCCTTCGAGTACACCGGACCACTCGGCGCCGGTGGCCTGGCCGACCGCGTGGCGTCCCGGCCGCGGGCCTGACACCACGACCGGCGACCGGGGGAGAGGAGCTCACGATGGCGAGCGACACGAGCAACACGAGGAAGTCGAGGAAGTCGAGAAAGACGAAGTCGACCAATGCGGCGAAGGCCACGAAGCAGTCGAGCGACGACGGCAGGGGCAAGAAGCTCACCCAGGGCGACCAGGTCACCTGGCACAGCCACGGAAGCACGACGGAGGGCACGGTCGAGCGGAAGATCACCCGACGCACGAAGGCCGCGGGCCGCACCGTGGACGCCTCCCCCGAGGAACCGCAGTACGAGGTGCGCAGCGCGAAGTCCGGCAGGTCGGCCGTCCACAAGCCGTCCGCGCTGCGCAAGAAGTGAGCCGATGCGGGATGCAGACCTTCCTGCCCCACCCCGACTTCCGGCAGACGGCCCTGCTCCTGGACCGGCGCCGGCTGGGCAAGCAGCGCGTGGAGGCACTGCAAGTCCTGCGCGGCCTGACCGTACCCGGCTACGGCTGGCGTCGGCACCCGGCCGTACGGATGTGGACCGGGTACGAGGAGGCACTCGTCCGCTACGGCCTGGAGATCTGCCGCGTCTGGCGGGATCAGGGACACCAGGACAGCTGCGCCGCTTCCCTGGTCGCCGGACTGGCCGCGCACCGGCCGGGCGCCGCCGTCCGTGACCAGGCGGAACTGGCCGCCGCGGGCGAGCTGCCGCCCTGGCTCGGAGACGAGGCCTTCCACGAGAGCCACCGCTCGGCGCTGGTCCGCAAAGACCGGGACGCGTACGCCGGCCTGTTCCCCGGCGTACCCGACGACCTGCCCTACGTATGGCCGGCCTCGGACCGTGAACCACGGCACGCGCCCACCGCCCGGTGAACCACACGACCACCATGCCCGGATCCGGACCGCCATCGCGGACACTGGCAGCAGGAGAGGGGAGGCCGACCGTGCTGACCGCAGTCCGTGAACAACTGGGCCAGGCCCTGTTCCGGCGCGTCGCCGGCCCCGACGGCCCGGCGACGAGCGCCCGCATCCACCACACCCCCGGCCCACGCTGGTTCGGACCCGACCGCCCGATCCGCACGGTCCACGGGGACACCTCGATGTTCATCGGCGGGCTGAGCGCACTGCTCCTGCAGTCCCTTCACCCGCTCGCCATGGCGGCGGTGGCCGGGCACTCCGGTTACCGCGGCGACCCCTGGGGCCGACTGCAGAGAACCAGCACGTTCCTGGCCGTGACGACCTACGGTACCGCCGCCGACGCCCAGCGGGCGGTCGACCACGTCCGCGCCATCCACGAACGCATCCGCGGCACGACGGCCGAGGGCGTGCCCTACCACGCGGCCGACCCGCACCTGCTCGGCTGGGTGCACGCCGCCGAGACGGACAGCTTCCTGCGCGCCCACGAACGCTATGGGGCGCACCCGCTGGATGCCGCCGCCTATGACGCCTACGTCGCCGACACCGCGCGTGTCGCCGAAGCGCTGGGCGTGGTCGACCCCCCGCGCGACCGTGACGAACTCGCCGAACGGCTGTCCGCGTACCGGCCCGAACTGCGGGCCACCCCCGAGACCCGGGCCGCCGCCCGCTTCCTGCTCTTCCAGCCTCCCCTGCCCCTCGCGGTGCGGCCCTTCTACGGCGGGCTGGCCGCGAACGCCGTCGTGCTGCTCCCGCCCTGGGCCCGCGGCATGCTGTGGCTGCCCCGGCTGCCGGTCGTCGAGGACCTCGCCGTACGCCCCACCGGCCAGGCCCTCACCCGCACCATCCGCTGGGCCATGACCCCACAGCGCCCGTCCCGGCCGACCTGAGCCGTCCCTTGCGCATAATCGGTTGCCTGCCGGCGATGGTGCCGGATGCAATGTCCGGCATGATCACTCGGGCGCGCCCGCCACGGCGAGATGAGATGAACGCGTACTCCTGCCGGGCGCCCCTGTGCGATCTGGGCCAACGGCAGCTGAATCGTCACGCGGGAGACGCCAGCGCATGAACACGCCACCATCGCCACCCGGAGCGGAGCGGACCGACGGATCATCCGTCCGGATCGGCGTTCTCGCTCCGCTCACCCGGCCCGGCTGGGCCGAGGCGGGCCGCCACTTGCTCGCCGGACTCGAACTGGCCGTCGGCGAAGTCAACGGCGCCGGCGGGATCGGCGGACGCCCCCTCCAGCTGCTGGTCCGAGACACCGCGGCTGATCCGCGGAAGGCCGCGGCGGCCGTGGACGAATTGGCCGGCCTGGGCGTGGCCGCCCTGGCGGGGGAGTATCACAGCGTCGTCGCTCGCGCCGCTGCCACCAGGGCCGATGCCCTCGGCCTGCCGTTCCTCTGCTCGTCAGCGGTTCTCGACGCGCTCACCGAACAGCCGACGCGATGGGTCGCGCGCCTCTCCCCGCCGCAGTCCCGTGGCTGGCAGCTCTACGCGGACTTCCTCCTCGGCGCGGGCCACAGGCGCATCGCCGTGGCAGCCCAGCCGAGTGTCTACTGGGCGTCCGGGGCGCGCATCCTCCGGGACCACCTCGCTCCCCGCGGCGGCACCGTCATCGACCTCGACATGGGCGCGCTCACCCCCACGGCTGTGTGCGACGAACTCGTCGACCGTCGCGCCACAGCCCTCCTCCTTCTGGTCGGCCACCCGGAGCCGGCCGTGTCCATCGTCCAGTCCGTCCGTCGCGACCAGCGCCTCACCGAGAGCCTGATCGGTGCTCCGGCCGGGCAACCGGAGTTCGCCGAATGGGCGACGTCGCTCGGCGACGACGGCGCCGCGATCCCGTTCCTGCGCTACCTGCCCGAGCGCCTCAGCCCACTCGGCGCGCGAGTCGGGGCGGCCCTCCGCGAGCGGCTGCCCGAAGCTCCCTCCTTCGTCGCCTTCGAGGGCTACGACACGATCACCGTCCTCGCCGACGTGCTGCGTTCTCACGGCCCGGACCGGGCGCTCACCGCCGACTCCTGGCCGCACGTCGCGGTCGAAGGCACCCGCGGGCGGATCCAGTTCTCCCGCACGCCAGGCATCAGCGTCTGGCAGTGGGCTGAGGCCCCAGTCCAGGTCGTGGACCGGGATCCGGCGGCACCCGACCGCTTTCGGATCCTGCACGCCGGCTGAGAGCCCAGGTTCGGGCGGTCGCGCGAATGCCTTGTGCCGCATCAGCCGCATGAGCCGCATCAGCCGCTCGGGGGCAACTGTCCGAAGACACGAGGCTCATGGCGGTCTCACGAATGGTCGGATGGCGGTACAGCTCCCTCAGCCGCAGCGAGGGCAGGCCACGCGCGCGCAGTGCGGCGCCGATGCGACGGCGAACAGGGAGTTGCCGCCCAGTTCGAAGAAGTCGTCGTCGGGCGGCCGGGATACTGCTGACCGACGTCACGATCCTCCTGGAGACGGTCCAGGGCGAGGGCGGACTCCACACGGCACCCCGCCGCTGGCTGGCCCGGATCCGTGAACTCGCCGACACCACCGGCACGTTGGTGATCGTGGACGACATCCAGGCAGGCTGCGGCCGTACCGGCACCTTCTTCAGTTTCGAGGACACTCCCGAACTCCGCCCCGAGCTGGTGTGCCTGCCGAAATCGCTCAGCGGCATGGGCCTGCCGATGGCCGCCCTGCTGATCCGCCCCGAGACCGGCCGATGGACCTCCGGCGGGCACAACGGCACCTTCCGGGGCCACAACCTCGCCTTCGTGGCCGGCGCCGCGGCCTGGGCCACTGGACCGACCCGCTGTTCACCGCCCACGCCGCCGAACTGTCCGATGCCGTCCGCAGCGGCCTCGCGAGCATCACCGACGCACTCCCGGCCGGGGTCGCCGAAACCGCCGACAGGGTGCGACGAGCCCTGTTCCACGCCGGCGTCGTGGCCGAGACCTCGGGTCTCGGCCACGTCCTGAAGCTCCTGCCACCGCACACGATGTCACTCACCGACTGGAAGGCGGTGGCGGACATCCTCGCCGACACTGTCCTCACCACGGCTGGCGCGCCCGCATCGCGCTCACCCACTGTGGGAGAGCGGTGACTGCCCACCAGCGATCAGAGCGAGGCGTCGTCGGTCAGCGAAGGCAGGGCGTAGGGCGCAGGACCATGAGCGTGCCTTCCAAGGCCGCCACCATGGCAAAGGGAAACCGGTCGAGCTCAAGACAGAGTGCGACATCATCGGGATGGACTCCTTGACGCACACCATCCGCCAGTTCGGCGGCGGCACGCGACGCGGCGGCGCGGCGGAGGAACTCGGCAGCATCCGCCCCAGTCCCGACGGCTCTACCGGCGATGTACTGGGCACACGCCAGGTCTTCCTCGGCCTGACCGTCTTCGCCGGTGACCACGAACGTGACACGGTCACACTCCCGGCTCCGCACGAGCCGAGCCGTTGCCTCCGCCACCACGAAGCCGGCGCACAGCACCAGCGACGCCTCCTTGACCGCAAGGGCCCCGACCGTCCCCGCCGTGGTCTTCTGCACAACGGTCCGTCCGCCGAGGTCGACAGATCGCAGCAGGCCCGGCGAGTTGACGGCGTCGAACCCGGGCGCGGGCGGACCGTCTTTGAGCGCCACCCATTCCGGGTGGCGAGCCTTCAGCGCCAGAGCTTCGTCCAGTGACTCGGCAAGAACGATCCTCTCCGCCCCCTGGGCAAAGGCCCAGGCAGCCACAGTGAAAGCACGCATCACATCGACCACGACCGCCACGGACGGGGCTTCGACGAGCTCGGCGATACCAAGGAAACGAGCGTCCATTCCGATCATTGTCGCAGCTGCGTCGTTGCGGAAGGCGCGTCTCTCGGTGTCGGCGGTGAACCGGTCGGTGCCAAGCACGGTCAAACCCTTCCGGGTTCCCCGGCCCTCCGCCGACCGGGCAAGGCCGGCCTCGACGCGGCCAGGGCCGAGGCCGGAGGCGCGCCGAGGCGGTCCAGGGCCTGTCCGGCGGAGCTTGCCGGACAGGCCCTGGACCGGGGGGATCAGCGCTTGAGCGTGAAGGTGAAGTCGCCGGAGAGCTTGCCGCTCAGCCGGACCGCCGAGACGAGCCTCCCCTCCGCGATCAGCCGCTCGACCTCGGCCCGGGACAGACCGCAACCCTCAGCGATCAGTCGCACCGGCCGGACAGGGATCCGTGCCGCGAAGCGGACCGACACGTCGATCACCTCGTGGTCCAGGTGATCCGATCCGCCGGTGTCGAGGCGCCAGGCGCCCGCCCAGTCGAGGGCGATGCGATTACGGCGCTGCACGACCGGATCCTGGAGCAACTCGGCTGCCAGGCCAAGGTCGTTGTCATGCAGCCGGTCCAGCAGCTCCGGCCGTACGGAGCGCACATGCACCCGCTCCAGGACCGTGAGCTTCGCCGTTTCCCCGCAAGCCGTACAGAGCACGAGGAGCCAGACGTCGATGAGCTTGTGGTGTGCGTTGACGCGAAATTTACCGCCGGCCCGGAAGCGCTCGGACGCGCACGTGTGGCATCGGCGCAGAACGAGCGGCAGGCAGGTGGGCATGACAACCCAGTTGTTGAGCACAGAAGTACACCGGTTTCAGTGAGAATTCGGCAGCAGAAAGGAGCGCGGCGCATATGCGCGACGCGCGACGAATCAGCGCTCGGGGGGTCTCACACGGTGTACAACGGCACGTCCTTGATCAGACGACTTGGGTCGGCAGCACGGTAATGGCGCACAGCGGCGCCGTTCCACTGATTTTCAACTCGGTGTGGAGCCGTTGCCCCAGCCCGTGCTGCCGACGGCGTTCAACTGGTCGGTTTCCACTGCTGCTCGGGAGCGTCCCAGTCGGTGATGCAGGCCGACTGGATGGCCCGCGCGCCGTTGGCGATGCTGCCGCCGCCTTCGGTCGACAGGCACCTGGCGCTCTTGCCGTTCTTGAGCCGGCCGCCCGCGGCACGGGCCCACTGCTGCTCGGGGGCATCCCAGTCGGTGATGCAGGTGGACTGGATGGCCTGCGCGCCGTTGGCGGTACTGCCGCCGCCTTCGGTCGACAGGCACTTGCCGGTCTTGACGTTCTTGAGCATGTTGGACGAGGGACCGGCCCAGTACCACCGCTGCTCGTCACCCCCGTTGCAGGTCCACTGGACGGCGCGGGTGCCGTTCACCGCGCTGCCGCCGTTGTCGAGGGACAGGCACTTCCCGCTCTTCACGTTGACGAACTCGTACGTGGGCCGCCCTGTCCCCGTCGACTCGGAGGCCGACGCGGTCGGGGAGGCCTCCGTCTCGCCGGAGGAGGCAGGGGCATCGGCCTCAGGCGTCTGGCTCCGGGCGGAACCCGCCCCCTCCTCGGCCTGCTCGCCCGTCTCCTTCTCGTCCGAGCCACCGGACTCGCTCGCCCGGGGGCTGCCGGCCTCATGCGACGGGGTGTCGTCGTCCCCCCGGGACGCCGTCGGTTCGGCCGGAGAGGCAACGGCGGCGTCCTTGCCGAGGTCGTCGCCGGAGTCGGTGCCGATGGTCAGGTAGGTGACACCTCCACCGGCGAGGAGCACCGCGGCCGCGACGGCGGCGATCGTCAGCGAGCGGTTGCGGCGCGACCCGGGCCCGGCGGGGGACCGTTCGTCGATGTTCGGCGCCTGGGGCTGGGCCTGGACCGAGACGGCATCCCGGTTCAGCTCCGGGGGAGGGCCGAACGCTCCCGCCGCCGCGGGCGGACGTAGGCCCCCCTCGGGCGCCGAGGGCGCCGAGGGCGCCGTGGGCGTGAACGGTGTGAAGGGCGCGGAGGGCGTCTCGGATGCGTGCGCGGAGGGGGCGGCGCGGCTGAGGCGCATGGTGCCGGGTGCGTCGGAGGACACCGGCAGGGGCTGGTCCGTGGCGATCGCGGTGAGGAGCCGCGCAGCCTGCGTCGCGTCAGGACGGGACGCGGGGTCCTTTTCCAGCAGAGCGTGCAGGGCCGGGGTGAGCGGGCCGGCCCGGCGCGGCTCGGGCAGTGGTTCGGTGACGATCGCGGTGATGGTCGACCAGGTGGAAGTGCGGCGGAACGGAGTGCCGCCCTCGACGGCGGCGTACAGCGTGGCGCCCAGCGACCAGATGTCCGAAGGAGGGCCTGGCTGCTCTCCGCGGGCCCGTTCGGGCGCGAGGTAGTCGAGGGAGCCGACGAGTTCACCGCTGCGCGTGAGGTGGGTGTCAGCGCCGTCACCGGGATCGTCGATGGACGCGATGCCGAAGTCGGTCAGTACCACCCGGCCTCCGCGTTCGAGCAGGATGTTGCCGGGCTTGACATCCCGGTGGAGCACGCCGGCACGGTGGGCGGCGGCCAAGGCGTCGAGGACCTTGGCGCCGATCTCGGCCGCGTACCGGGGATCGAGGGCGCCTTGCCTGCGCACCACGTCGTCCAGCGAGGCGCCCTCGATCAACTCCATGACGATGACAGGGTGGCCCTCGTGGTCGGTGACGTCGTGCACGGCCACCACCCCGGAGTGCCGGACCCGGGCCGCCGCGCGGGCTTCGCGCTGCATGCGCAGCCTCATCCCGGCCAGCCGGTCCGCGTCGTCCCCGTCGGCGAAGGCACGGAGTTCCTTCACCGCGACCTCCCGGCCCAGGGTTTCATCGACGGCCCGCCACACGGTTCCCATGCCGCCGCGTCCCAGCCGCTCCACGGTGCGGTAGCGGCCGGCGATCAGCCTGCCGTCACCCTTCGGATGACTTTCCCCCGTCACTGCCACTGCCCGCCTCGAGGTTGATCTCCTGTACGAGAGGCAGCCTAACGGGGTAACTGGTGCCGGTGAGTTGACGGGTCACCGTCTCGAACACGCCGACCGCCCCGGATACCGCGGCCCGCGGTACTGCCGGCTCCGGCTCAGGCGACTCCTGGGTGAACGCCCGACGCCCCTCCAATGGCGCACAACAGAACACCCTGGTGCCATGTTCATCGTTGGGCCGAACATGAAGATCATCGCTACTGCTGCGCTTGCCGGTGCCGCTCTCCTCACGGCCGCCCTCCCCGCCTCAGCAGACGACGGACCCGTTGACTTCGGCATCTTCCAGGGCGTCAACGACACCAAGGGCTCAGGTTTCACGGACCCGAGCCCGACCTGGGGTCGGACAGACAGCGAATCGAGCGCAACCGTCCCGAAGTCTGCCCTGACCATGCTGGTGGACGGCCTGACGACACCCAGCCGGCGCTGACCGGACCCCGCCTCCAAGTTCGGTGAGAGAGGCGCGAGTTCACTATCAGGGAGAGGCCCTGCCTACGGCGTGCCGGGAAGCCGGACCGTGACGAGGAGACCGCCGGCGGGGCGGGGGACGAGGTCGAGGGTCCCGTCGTGGGCGCGGACGATGCTGTGCACGATGGCCAGACCGAGCCCGACGCCGGCGTGCTCGTCGGCGCGTACGCGTTCCGTTCCGCGCTGGAAGGGTTCGGTCAGGGTCGGTACCAGTTCCGGTGGGAGCGGAGGACCCGTGTTCTCGACCCGCAGCACGCTTGTGTCGCCGTGGGCTTCGGTGCGGACCGTCACGGTGCCGCCGGCGGGGAGGTTGTGGACGATGGCGTTCTGGACGAGGTTCGTCACCATCCGCGGCAGAAGCTCCGCGGAGCCGCTGGTCGGGGCCGCTCCGCCGGTGACGTCGAGCGTGATTCCGCGCTGTTCGGCGAGGGGGAGCAGGGTTTCGGCGGCCTCTTCGGCGACGAGGGAGAGGTCGACGCTCCCGCGGCTGAAGTTCCCGCGCTCGCTGCGGCTGAGCAGCAGGAGCGCCTCGGTGAGATCGATCGCGCGCGTGTTGACGGCCTGCAGGCGTTGGAAGAGTTCGTCGTGGTCCCGCGTGGGGTCCCTGCGGGCGACGTCGAGCAGTGTCCGTGAGATGGCCAGCGGGGTGCGCAGTTCATGGGAGGCGTTCGCGGCGAACCTCTGCTGCTCGGCGACGTGCGATTCGAGTTGTTCGAGCATGGTGTCGAACGCGTCGGCGAGTTCCCGGAATTCGTCCTGGCGGCCTTCCATGCGGATCCGGTGGGCCAGCGATCCCTTCCCGGCCACCCGTGCCGCGGCCGTGATCCGGTTGAGCGGTGCGAGCATCCGGCCGGCGAGGATCCATCCCCCGACGAGGCCGAACACGAGCAGGAAGACCATCGCCACGGCCGCGGCGGGGGCGAAGGTGCGCACCAGGAGGTAGCGGTTGGGTGAGATCCCGAGCAGGCCCTGGGAGTTGTCGGGTACGTAGCGCAGCAGGAACCCCCACACCACGGCCAGCAGGAGAGCGCCGGCGACGGCGAGGAACCCCGCGTAGCTCAGGGTGAGTTTCAGTCGGGCACTGAGCCCGGGGCGTCTACGCATGCGTACCGCCGGGGCGCGCGGTGTCGGGGCCGCTGTCGATGCGGTAGCCGACACCCGGGACCGTGGCGATGATCCATGGTTCGCCGAGCCGTTTGCGCAGTGCGGAGACGGTGATGCGCACGGCGTTGGTGAGGGGGTCGGCGTTCTCGTCCCAGGCCCGTTCCAGCAGCTCCTCGGCACTGACGACCCCGCCCTCGGCGGCGACGAGGACCTCCAGCACGGCGAACTGCTTGCGGGTGAGCGCGACGTAGCGTCCGTCGCGGAAGACCTCCCGGCGGAAGGGATCGAGCCGCAGGCCCGCGATCTCACGGACCGGAGGCCGGGCGTGCGCCCGTCTGCGGTCGAGCGCCCGCAGACGCAGGACGAGCTCCCGCAGCTCGAACGGTTTGGTGAGGTAGTCGTCGGCGCCGAGCTCGAACCCGGAAGCCTTGTCGTCGATCCGGTCGGCGGCGGTGAGCATGAGGATCGGGATGCCGCTGCCGGAGGCGACGATGCGCCGGGCGACCTCGTCGCCGGAGGGGCCGGGGATGTCGCGGTCGAGGACCGCGAGGTCATAGGAGTGGACGCTGAGCAGTTCCAGGGCGGAGTCGCCGTCGCCGGCGATGTCGGCGGCGATCGCCTCCAGCCGCAGACCGTCACGGACGGCCTCGGCCAGGTAGGGCTCGTCCTCCACGATCAGTACGCGCATGTCCGAAGCCTAAGCAGCACGACATATCGCCGACGTATGCGAAGACATCGGTACACCGGACACGCGAGTCAGCCCGCCGGCGTCGGCGCGGCGCGCACTTGCTCCGACGGCACCTTCTCCGTGGTGCGCCACCAGCGGCGCGACGCCAGCGCGGCCAGCACGGCGCCGGCGGCGTTGACCAGTACGTCGTCCACGGAGGACACCCGGTCCAGCCGCAGGACGTACTGTGCGGTCTCGACCAGGACCGAGCAGCCCGCCCCGAGCGCCAGGATCCGCGGCACGGAAGCCGGCGCCGCGAACCGCATCGGGGCGAAGAAACCCAGCGACGCGAAGACCAGCAGGTTGCCGACGATCCCGAGCGGCCCCATCGTGACCAGGTCCCGCAGCGGCACCAGGCTCACCCGGGCGGGAGCGGTGCCGGCCCCGCCGCCCGGCATCATGGTCAGCCACAGGAACGGCACCGTGCCGTGGACCATGCCCACCTCGGCCAGCGACATCCGCCACGCCCACGCCGATGTGACACCGGCGGCGCGCCGACGGCGCGCCAGAGCCCACGCCACCAGCACGGCCAACGGCAGCGCGACCAACGTCATGAGCACCACACCGTTGAACGTGTCGAGGCAGCCGTGCCAGCGCCCGGCCATGCACATCGGAGCGGACATCATGAGGGGTCTCCGCACGACGAACACGGCGCTCGCCACGCCGAGGATCGCCAGGCCGAGAAACAGGGTCCTCCGCGCGCGGCGGAGCGGTGCTGACGGGGATGCGTCGCGGTTCATGCCCCCATTGGAGACGGGGGGTGGTTGCGGTGCCGTATGCGATTTTCGATACGCCGGCGATACACGAAGAGCGGGTGCACTCGTCGCGGACCCGGGGT containing:
- a CDS encoding sensor histidine kinase — protein: MRRRPGLSARLKLTLSYAGFLAVAGALLLAVVWGFLLRYVPDNSQGLLGISPNRYLLVRTFAPAAAVAMVFLLVFGLVGGWILAGRMLAPLNRITAAARVAGKGSLAHRIRMEGRQDEFRELADAFDTMLEQLESHVAEQQRFAANASHELRTPLAISRTLLDVARRDPTRDHDELFQRLQAVNTRAIDLTEALLLLSRSERGNFSRGSVDLSLVAEEAAETLLPLAEQRGITLDVTGGAAPTSGSAELLPRMVTNLVQNAIVHNLPAGGTVTVRTEAHGDTSVLRVENTGPPLPPELVPTLTEPFQRGTERVRADEHAGVGLGLAIVHSIVRAHDGTLDLVPRPAGGLLVTVRLPGTP
- a CDS encoding DUF1062 domain-containing protein; amino-acid sequence: MPTCLPLVLRRCHTCASERFRAGGKFRVNAHHKLIDVWLLVLCTACGETAKLTVLERVHVRSVRPELLDRLHDNDLGLAAELLQDPVVQRRNRIALDWAGAWRLDTGGSDHLDHEVIDVSVRFAARIPVRPVRLIAEGCGLSRAEVERLIAEGRLVSAVRLSGKLSGDFTFTLKR
- a CDS encoding 2-phosphosulfolactate phosphatase encodes the protein MDARFLGIAELVEAPSVAVVVDVMRAFTVAAWAFAQGAERIVLAESLDEALALKARHPEWVALKDGPPAPGFDAVNSPGLLRSVDLGGRTVVQKTTAGTVGALAVKEASLVLCAGFVVAEATARLVRSRECDRVTFVVTGEDGQAEEDLACAQYIAGRAVGTGADAAEFLRRAAASRAAAELADGVRQGVHPDDVALCLELDRFPFAMVAALEGTLMVLRPTPCLR
- a CDS encoding VanZ family protein — encoded protein: MNRDASPSAPLRRARRTLFLGLAILGVASAVFVVRRPLMMSAPMCMAGRWHGCLDTFNGVVLMTLVALPLAVLVAWALARRRRAAGVTSAWAWRMSLAEVGMVHGTVPFLWLTMMPGGGAGTAPARVSLVPLRDLVTMGPLGIVGNLLVFASLGFFAPMRFAAPASVPRILALGAGCSVLVETAQYVLRLDRVSSVDDVLVNAAGAVLAALASRRWWRTTEKVPSEQVRAAPTPAG
- a CDS encoding oxygenase MpaB family protein — protein: MLTAVREQLGQALFRRVAGPDGPATSARIHHTPGPRWFGPDRPIRTVHGDTSMFIGGLSALLLQSLHPLAMAAVAGHSGYRGDPWGRLQRTSTFLAVTTYGTAADAQRAVDHVRAIHERIRGTTAEGVPYHAADPHLLGWVHAAETDSFLRAHERYGAHPLDAAAYDAYVADTARVAEALGVVDPPRDRDELAERLSAYRPELRATPETRAAARFLLFQPPLPLAVRPFYGGLAANAVVLLPPWARGMLWLPRLPVVEDLAVRPTGQALTRTIRWAMTPQRPSRPT
- a CDS encoding MSMEG_6728 family protein, translated to MQTFLPHPDFRQTALLLDRRRLGKQRVEALQVLRGLTVPGYGWRRHPAVRMWTGYEEALVRYGLEICRVWRDQGHQDSCAASLVAGLAAHRPGAAVRDQAELAAAGELPPWLGDEAFHESHRSALVRKDRDAYAGLFPGVPDDLPYVWPASDREPRHAPTAR
- a CDS encoding SDR family oxidoreductase, which produces MRSSPLAGRTVVVTGAARGVGAALAHEIARRGARVALLGHEKDSLEAVAASLPGPALAIEVDVTDLAALATAAHAVRAGLGCPSAVVANAGIAEGGPFLASHPAAWRRVIDVNLTGSAHTARAFLPDLFDTAGYFLQIASLASIGAVPLMSAYCASKAGAEAFAHSLRAEVAHRGVGVGIAYLNWTDTDMVRDADRYTVLRELRTHMPPPARRVHAVDMVAVRLAKGLECRRTAVYAPPWLRLTQPVRAALPSVVLRVSRRALPRIEDAEPFEYTGPLGAGGLADRVASRPRA
- a CDS encoding response regulator transcription factor yields the protein MRVLIVEDEPYLAEAVRDGLRLEAIAADIAGDGDSALELLSVHSYDLAVLDRDIPGPSGDEVARRIVASGSGIPILMLTAADRIDDKASGFELGADDYLTKPFELRELVLRLRALDRRRAHARPPVREIAGLRLDPFRREVFRDGRYVALTRKQFAVLEVLVAAEGGVVSAEELLERAWDENADPLTNAVRITVSALRKRLGEPWIIATVPGVGYRIDSGPDTARPGGTHA
- a CDS encoding RICIN domain-containing protein yields the protein MGTVWRAVDETLGREVAVKELRAFADGDDADRLAGMRLRMQREARAAARVRHSGVVAVHDVTDHEGHPVIVMELIEGASLDDVVRRQGALDPRYAAEIGAKVLDALAAAHRAGVLHRDVKPGNILLERGGRVVLTDFGIASIDDPGDGADTHLTRSGELVGSLDYLAPERARGEQPGPPSDIWSLGATLYAAVEGGTPFRRTSTWSTITAIVTEPLPEPRRAGPLTPALHALLEKDPASRPDATQAARLLTAIATDQPLPVSSDAPGTMRLSRAAPSAHASETPSAPFTPFTPTAPSAPSAPEGGLRPPAAAGAFGPPPELNRDAVSVQAQPQAPNIDERSPAGPGSRRNRSLTIAAVAAAVLLAGGGVTYLTIGTDSGDDLGKDAAVASPAEPTASRGDDDTPSHEAGSPRASESGGSDEKETGEQAEEGAGSARSQTPEADAPASSGETEASPTASASESTGTGRPTYEFVNVKSGKCLSLDNGGSAVNGTRAVQWTCNGGDEQRWYWAGPSSNMLKNVKTGKCLSTEGGGSTANGAQAIQSTCITDWDAPEQQWARAAGGRLKNGKSARCLSTEGGGSIANGARAIQSACITDWDAPEQQWKPTS
- a CDS encoding aminotransferase class III-fold pyridoxal phosphate-dependent enzyme — its product is MAVSRMVGWRYSSLSRSEGRPRARSAAPMRRRTGSCRPVRRSRRRAAGILLTDVTILLETVQGEGGLHTAPRRWLARIRELADTTGTLVIVDDIQAGCGRTGTFFSFEDTPELRPELVCLPKSLSGMGLPMAALLIRPETGRWTSGGHNGTFRGHNLAFVAGAAAWATGPTRCSPPTPPNCPMPSAAASRASPTHSRPGSPKPPTGCDEPCSTPASWPRPRVSATS
- a CDS encoding ABC transporter substrate-binding protein gives rise to the protein MNTPPSPPGAERTDGSSVRIGVLAPLTRPGWAEAGRHLLAGLELAVGEVNGAGGIGGRPLQLLVRDTAADPRKAAAAVDELAGLGVAALAGEYHSVVARAAATRADALGLPFLCSSAVLDALTEQPTRWVARLSPPQSRGWQLYADFLLGAGHRRIAVAAQPSVYWASGARILRDHLAPRGGTVIDLDMGALTPTAVCDELVDRRATALLLLVGHPEPAVSIVQSVRRDQRLTESLIGAPAGQPEFAEWATSLGDDGAAIPFLRYLPERLSPLGARVGAALRERLPEAPSFVAFEGYDTITVLADVLRSHGPDRALTADSWPHVAVEGTRGRIQFSRTPGISVWQWAEAPVQVVDRDPAAPDRFRILHAG